One window of Lemur catta isolate mLemCat1 chromosome 3, mLemCat1.pri, whole genome shotgun sequence genomic DNA carries:
- the TAF12 gene encoding transcription initiation factor TFIID subunit 12 isoform X1 has product MAASHFTGLTAVADVIKDLDTQIALVGLGPHSSKKKQDLDKLYELKSKARQIMNQFGPSALINLSNFSSIKPEPASTPPQGSMANSTTVVKIPGTPGTGGRLSPENNQVLTKKKLQDLVREVDPNEQLDEDVEEMLLQIADDFIESVVTAACQLARHRKSSTLEVKDVQLHLERQWNMWIPGFGSEEIRPYKKACTTEAHKQRMALIRKTTKK; this is encoded by the exons ATGGCTGCCTCTCATTTCACCGGGCTCACAGCTGTTGCTGATGTAATTAAAGATCTAGACACTCAGATAGCT TTGGTCGGCCTTGGTCCTCACAGCTCCAAAAAGAAACAGGATCTTGATAAGCTCTATGAGTTGAAGTCCAAAGCTCGGCAGATTATGAACCAGTTTGGCCCCTCTGCCCTAATCAACCTCTCCAATTTCTCATCCATAAAACCGGAACCAGCCAGCACCCCTCCACAAGGCTCCATGGCCAATAGCACCACGGTGGTAAAGATACCAGGTACCCCTGGGACAGGAGGTCGTCTTAGCCCTGAAAACAATCAG GTATTGACCAAGAAGAAATTACAGGACTTAGTAAGAGAAGTGGATCCTAATGAGCAGTTGGATGAAGATGTGGAGGAG ATGCTGCTGCAGATTGCTGATGATTTTATTGAGAGTGTGGTGACAGCAGCCTGCCAGCTTGCTCGGCATCGCAAGTCCAGCACCTTGGAGGTCAAAGATGTCCAGCTGCATTTAG AGCGCCAGTGGAACATGTGGATCCCAGGATTTGGCTCCGAAGAAATCCGACCCTACAAAAAAGCTTGCACCACAGAAGCTCACAAACAG aGAATGGCATTGATCCGAAAAACAACCAAGAAATAA
- the TAF12 gene encoding transcription initiation factor TFIID subunit 12 isoform X2 gives MSSWIHLEARKERNSQLVGLGPHSSKKKQDLDKLYELKSKARQIMNQFGPSALINLSNFSSIKPEPASTPPQGSMANSTTVVKIPGTPGTGGRLSPENNQVLTKKKLQDLVREVDPNEQLDEDVEEMLLQIADDFIESVVTAACQLARHRKSSTLEVKDVQLHLERQWNMWIPGFGSEEIRPYKKACTTEAHKQRMALIRKTTKK, from the exons TTGGTCGGCCTTGGTCCTCACAGCTCCAAAAAGAAACAGGATCTTGATAAGCTCTATGAGTTGAAGTCCAAAGCTCGGCAGATTATGAACCAGTTTGGCCCCTCTGCCCTAATCAACCTCTCCAATTTCTCATCCATAAAACCGGAACCAGCCAGCACCCCTCCACAAGGCTCCATGGCCAATAGCACCACGGTGGTAAAGATACCAGGTACCCCTGGGACAGGAGGTCGTCTTAGCCCTGAAAACAATCAG GTATTGACCAAGAAGAAATTACAGGACTTAGTAAGAGAAGTGGATCCTAATGAGCAGTTGGATGAAGATGTGGAGGAG ATGCTGCTGCAGATTGCTGATGATTTTATTGAGAGTGTGGTGACAGCAGCCTGCCAGCTTGCTCGGCATCGCAAGTCCAGCACCTTGGAGGTCAAAGATGTCCAGCTGCATTTAG AGCGCCAGTGGAACATGTGGATCCCAGGATTTGGCTCCGAAGAAATCCGACCCTACAAAAAAGCTTGCACCACAGAAGCTCACAAACAG aGAATGGCATTGATCCGAAAAACAACCAAGAAATAA
- the TAF12 gene encoding transcription initiation factor TFIID subunit 12 isoform X3 — protein sequence MNQFGPSALINLSNFSSIKPEPASTPPQGSMANSTTVVKIPGTPGTGGRLSPENNQVLTKKKLQDLVREVDPNEQLDEDVEEMLLQIADDFIESVVTAACQLARHRKSSTLEVKDVQLHLERQWNMWIPGFGSEEIRPYKKACTTEAHKQRMALIRKTTKK from the exons ATGAACCAGTTTGGCCCCTCTGCCCTAATCAACCTCTCCAATTTCTCATCCATAAAACCGGAACCAGCCAGCACCCCTCCACAAGGCTCCATGGCCAATAGCACCACGGTGGTAAAGATACCAGGTACCCCTGGGACAGGAGGTCGTCTTAGCCCTGAAAACAATCAG GTATTGACCAAGAAGAAATTACAGGACTTAGTAAGAGAAGTGGATCCTAATGAGCAGTTGGATGAAGATGTGGAGGAG ATGCTGCTGCAGATTGCTGATGATTTTATTGAGAGTGTGGTGACAGCAGCCTGCCAGCTTGCTCGGCATCGCAAGTCCAGCACCTTGGAGGTCAAAGATGTCCAGCTGCATTTAG AGCGCCAGTGGAACATGTGGATCCCAGGATTTGGCTCCGAAGAAATCCGACCCTACAAAAAAGCTTGCACCACAGAAGCTCACAAACAG aGAATGGCATTGATCCGAAAAACAACCAAGAAATAA
- the RAB42 gene encoding ras-related protein Rab-42, with protein MEAGGCRYQFRIALLGDAAVGKTSLLRRYVAGAPGAPEPEPDPEPTVGVEVYRRALQLRAGPRVKLQLWDTAGQERFRCITRSFYRNVVGVLLVFDVTNRKSFEHIQDWHQEVMATQGPDKAIFLLVGHKSDLQTTRCVSAQEAEELAASLGMAFMETSAKSNSNVDLAFDTLANAIQQALQQGDIKLEEHWGGVRLIHKTHTSRSPSKKQHPGPCQC; from the exons ATGGAGGCCGGGGGCTGCCGCTACCAGTTTCGGATCGCGCTGCTGGGGGACGCGGCGGTGGGCAAGACGTCGCTGCTGCGGCGCTACGTGGCGGGCGCGCCGGGGGCCCCGGAGCCCGAGCCCGACCCCGAGCCCACGGTGGGCGTCGAGGTCTACCGCCGCGCGCTGCAGCTACGGGCCGGACCGCGCGTCAAGCTGCAGCTCTGGGACACCGCGGGCCAGGAGCGCTTCAG gtgCATCACCAGGTCCTTTTACCGGAATGTGGTGGGTGTCCTGCTGGTCTTTGATGTGACAAACAGGAAGTCCTTTGAACACATCCAAGACTGGCACCAGGAAGTCATGGCCACTCAAGGCCCCGACAAGGCGATTTTCCTGCTAGTTGGCCACAAGAGTGACCTGCAGACCACCCGCTGTGTCTcagcccaggaggcagaggagcTGGCCGCCTCCCTGGGCATGGCCTTCATGGAGACCTCAGCCAAATCCAACAGCAACGTGGACCTGGCCTTTGACACCCTTGCCAACGCTATCCAGCAGGCCCTGCAGCAGGGGGACATCAAGCTGGAAGAGCACTGGGGGGGTGTCCGGCTCATCCACAAGACTCACACCTCCAGGTCCCCCAGCAAGAAGCAGCACCCGGGCCCATGCCAGTGTTGA
- the LOC123634303 gene encoding putative uncharacterized protein SNHG12 gives MTVMRQNNLGTPGLPLSFPAVSDTEESMFPGLCFKVSSKAVLTCDYGASESGELLWEEADKKTTGYFRWKLNSKHRTFFFSANVSDVVELYG, from the exons ATGACAGTGATGAGACAGAACAATCTTGGGACACCTGG GTTGCCCCTGAGCTTCCCAGCAGTATCTGATACTGAAGAGAGCATGTTTCCCGGGCTGTGCTTTAAG GTTAGCAGTAAAGCTGTCCTCACCTGTGATTATGGAGCTAGTGAGTCGG GAGAATTGCTGTGGGAAGAGGCAGACAAAAAGACCACAGGATATTTCAGGTGGAAACTGAACTCCAAGCacagaaccttttttttttctgctaatgtATCTGATGTTGTTGAACTATATGGATGA